The nucleotide window GACGGTGATGTCGCCCTGAATGCTGCTCAGGTGGCAATACCGGGAGAGAACCCCCTTTTCGTGCTGGATCCATACGGACCGTCCCCGCATCTTGTCGAGGATGTATTGCGGCGTCTGTCCCTCGTTTTGAACGCCGATCGAAAGATAGCGGTTCCGCTCCGCCTCCGACATCTCCTGATAGTCGTGGTCGGCGCGGACAACCACCCCGTCCGCCACCGCAAGCACCGGCGTCCGGGAATCGATGGAAATCCCGCTGGTCCAGCTGAAATAATCCAGCCCCTCATGAACTCCGTTCCGGTAGGGGCGGGGAGCGCCGGGAAGGTGGGAATCCTTCGTGCTCACCCGGGCGCCCTGAATCGGAGTGTCCAGAAAAGACAGGTAATCGATCAAAGCGCGGGCGTCCCCCTTGGGGATTTCCCGCCGCCCGGTTTCCGCCATGGCCGGAACCGAGGCGTTTTGTTCGATGAGGGCGCGGTCTTCGCGGATTTCCACCTGCCTTCCCAACCCTTCCTCCACCACGACGGCGGGGATCCGTATCTCTCCCTTGCGGATAATGGGATATGCCTCCACGGGAAGATAAACGCCGTTACGGCTCAGCACGGGCGCTTCCCTCAACATGGTCAGTTGGACCTTGCCCTGGCGAATCGTGAGAACCCCTTCCCGGGCATCATACTCGTAATCGATTCGCAGCTTCTCCTTCAGGTCGGACAGCCGGAAGGTGACAATTCCCTCTTCCTTCCGGAAGGGAACCTCCACCTTGGCGGACAGCCTTTCCTCCTTTTCCGGCTTCTCCGGGCGGGGAGGAGGGGAAGCCGTCTGCTCTTGCGGCTTCACCGGTTCGCGATGCCACGGCAGGTGCTGATTCAAGAGATTAAACGGAACAAACAGCCACAAAAAAACAACGAGAATCGCCACCGCGACGAGTAAACTAGGTTTGCCCATGGGGATCTCCTTACCCGAGTTTTATCCCTCTCATTTTAACACAGTCCGGATGCGCCGACCAGAAATCTCCTTTCCAGAAAACGGAATGCGGAAAGGCGCGCGAAAAGAAAAAAAGCAAAAGCACCTCGCAAGCGAGGTGCTTTTTGATGGTGGGCAGTATAGGACTCGAACCTATGGCCTCTTCCGTGTCAAGGAAGCGCTCTCCCTCTGAGCTAACTGCCCAAAACGGTGGATCATGGTGGGCCCAACAGGACTCGAACCTGTGACCAATCGGTTATGAGCCGACCGCTCTACCAACTGAGCTATAGGCCCACATCCTGGCGGAGCTGACGGGATTCGAACCCGCGATCTCCTGCGTGACAGGCAGGCATGTTAGGCCTCTACACCACAGCTCCGCGGGAACGGGCTGATCGCCCGCTTCTCCCATGCATTTGGTTGCGGGGGCAGGACTTGAACCTGCGACCTTCGGGTTATGAGCCCGACGAGCTACCGACTGCTCCACCCCGCGCCGAAGACTTCAAGTGAAGGACAGCTATAAATATACACCATGTGAACGAATAATGCAAGGGGTTTTTTTAATTTTTTTTGCTTCCTTTTTCATCCTTGCGCCAGATGTAACGGACCCCGTAGCGCCCGCCCTTGGAGCGGAAAACCTCCACCTCCGCCGGACTGTCGTATCCGTAAACCCACCAGTCCTCCGTCATCCGCGCGGCCAGACATCGGGCTTGAAAGCGGGAATCGTACAATTTGGCCCAGTAAATCCAGCAGCTCATGGTCTCCACTCCTTCGGGATGAACGAAATCCGCTTTCTCCACAAAATAGTGTGTCTACCCGATGCCGGTTTCATGCCGCCCGGTCCCTTGCGCTTTAATGAAACGCATTCGCTCCGTTTTTCCCGCCCCGGCGGTCTTGGGTCCGATCAGCCAGCGCTTCTGTCCCTCAACTCCTCCGCCTCCAGCTGCTCCTCCTCATCCCTCAGCCGGTGGGCCAAGCGGCTGGAAGCCGAAGCGGCGATGCTGGCCACCAAGTCGTCCAAAAACGTGTGGACTTTCCCGTTCTTCTTGGTGTCCAACCTACCGATGACCCCGATCTTGTGTTTGTCCAGATGGCCGAAGGTGGTGACGGCAATGCTGCCGTAACCGAAAACCGAACCCAGGGCCAGGGTTTCATCGCAGCCAAACAGTCCCTCATCCCCTTCGACGAGCGATTGAAGGGGTTCGGACAATGCCTTTTTTTCCGCCAATTGATCCAATTCGATCCCGACGAGAATCGCATGCTGGATCTCCCTTTTCTCCAGGACCGCCAGCACGCTCTCGATGCAATGATCCAGCGTCAAAGTCTCGCAATAGGGAGCCTGCATCCGGTAAACGATCTCGGCAATCTCCTCGATCGTCACTCCCCGTTCTCTCAGCCGCCTCAAGGCGGCCTCCTTCACTTCCCGGCTGTGAACGCGTCTTTTTTCCATCCCATTCACTCCTTTCCCTCCATGATACCACAATTCGGATCGGATATGTTTCAATCCATCCGGATCTTTATCCCGCCGAATTGCCGAGGTATAATAAAAATGATTGCCTTTTTTCTGTCGAAGACTGCCCTGAAAGCCAGAAACGGCTGAGGGGCCCCGGCGCCTTTGTCCCCGACAATTTTTTTCGGCATAATCCTTTCACATAAAGGAGGAATCCCATGAAATACGGAATCGCCATTTTTCCGCAAAAAAAGGTGCAAGATGTGGCCAACTCGTTCCGGAAACGGTATGATCCCCGCTACACGCTGATCCAACCGCACATCACCCTGAAGGAAGCCTTTGAACTGGAAGAGGAAAAATTGCCTGAAGTCGTGGAACATCTGGAAAGGGTCGCCGCAGAAACCGCTCCTTTCACCATTCATTTCCACAAGGTCAGCACCTTCCATCCCATCACCAACGTGATTTACTTGGCGTTGACCGACAACGAACCGGTGACCAGACTCCACGAAAAAATCAATTCGGACCCCATCTACCACAAAAGCCGGTTCGACTACACCCCGCACCTTACCATCGGACAGGAGCTGTCCGACGATGAGCTGCACGACATCTACGGCAGCCTGCGGTTGAAGAAATTCGATCTGACGAGCCTCGTCGATCGCTTTCACCTGCTGTATCAACTGGAAAACGAGTCCTGGACCGTCTATCAAAGCTTCCTGCTCAGGGGAAAAACTGATCCTTCCCTCGGGGAAAGACCATGCGGGGAGGACGGGCAACATGGAGATCCGGGTCATCACGGCGAAAAAGGAAGAGGAAAAAAACGCCGCCCTCGCCCTGCGACGGGACGTATTCGTCAGGGAACAGCAGGTTCCCGAATCGCTGGAGCAGGATGAGTGGGATGAAACCGCCACCCATTTTCTAGCTTATGTTTCGGACGCCGCGGTGGGCACCGCCCGCTTTCGCCTCATCGCTCCAAAGGTGGCCAAAGTGGAAAGGGTGGCCGTCCTCCCCCGTTACCGCGGGCGAGGAATCGGCCGCGCGCTGATGGAAACGGTCGAACGCCACGCCGCCGAATCGGGGGTTTCGGAAATCGTCCTTCACTCCCAAGACCATGCGGTTCCCTTTTACGAAAAATTGGGATATCGGGTTCAGGGCGCTCCCTTTATGGATGCGGGCATCCCTCACCGGAAAATGTCCAAGCGGCTTTCGGGAAAGTCAACCTCTCCGCTTCAGGGCAAGTAAAGCTTCCACCCGGTCCCTTTCAACGGTGCGGCTTCCGAGAGGGCCGTGATAGGGAATGCCGTGGCGTTCTCCGTGAAAATCGGACCCCCCGGTAACGATCAACCGGTGTTTTTCGGCCAAGGCCTCATAACGCCGTTCCGCTTCCGGGTCATGATCCGGGTGATAAGCCTCCAGCCCCGCGAGACCGTTTCGGATGAGCGACTCAACCAGTTCGTCGTCCCCATAAATTCCCGGGTGGGCCAGAACGGGAACGCCCCCCGCCTCGGAGATCCACCGGATGGCCTCGATGGGGGAGATGCGACGCGGCGTGCAGTAGGCCGCTCCCCCTTTTCCCAGGAAGCGCTTGAAGGCTTCATCGATCGATGACACGATCCCTTTGTCGACCAGCACTTCCGCGATGTGGGGCCGACCCACGTTCGCCTCCGGCGCCTGTTCCCGCTTTTTGGCCAACACTTCCTCCATCGTGATCGGAATCCCCAGCTCCCTCAACTTGTTCACCATCATTTCATTCCGCTTTAGGCGGACTTCCCGGAGCGAGCGAAGCTTCTCGGCGAAATCCCGGCCGATTTCCCCCGGAAAATAGCCCAAAACGTGGATTTCCTTTCCTTCCGCGAGGGTGCTGATTTCCACTCCGGGAATGACATCGACCCCCCATTTCGCCCCCGCCTTCATCGCTCGCTCCACCCCGGCCACCGTGTCGTGATCCGTCACGGCGACGGCGGCCAACCCGGCTTCCCGGGCCGCGCGCACCAGCTCCTCCGGCGAATATTGCCCGTCGGAGGCCGTGGTGTGTGTGTGAAGATCGGCTCGGTTCACAGCAATCCCTCCTCTCCACTGATCATATCGTAAACCAAGGACGCATAAATTGAAATAGTCGTCTCCATATTTGCCGCAATTCGTGAAAAACGGGATTGAACCTTGTCCAGGAAGGGAAAAAGGTAGGGAAACCAATCGCCTGAAGGAGGAGCGACATGCGGTTACTGGCCAAGCGCATCACGGGTATCGTCTGTCCCCGCCGGGTGATCGATCAGACGCTGACGTCTCAAGGGTTTGTTCGCCGGAGACAGCATCCGCCCGTTTATGACATCCAGATCGAAGATGTCGCCTCCGGAACGGTTTACCGTCTGCGCATCCCCACCGATTCCCCCCATCCGGATCTTGGTTCCTCCGACGAAACCCTGCTCCGATTGGGTCCGCCTTCCATCCGCTGCAATAAGAGCATGAAGGGGCACTTGCGGAACCAG belongs to Planifilum fulgidum and includes:
- a CDS encoding PHP domain-containing protein, producing the protein MNRADLHTHTTASDGQYSPEELVRAAREAGLAAVAVTDHDTVAGVERAMKAGAKWGVDVIPGVEISTLAEGKEIHVLGYFPGEIGRDFAEKLRSLREVRLKRNEMMVNKLRELGIPITMEEVLAKKREQAPEANVGRPHIAEVLVDKGIVSSIDEAFKRFLGKGGAAYCTPRRISPIEAIRWISEAGGVPVLAHPGIYGDDELVESLIRNGLAGLEAYHPDHDPEAERRYEALAEKHRLIVTGGSDFHGERHGIPYHGPLGSRTVERDRVEALLALKRRG
- a CDS encoding GNAT family N-acetyltransferase yields the protein MEIRVITAKKEEEKNAALALRRDVFVREQQVPESLEQDEWDETATHFLAYVSDAAVGTARFRLIAPKVAKVERVAVLPRYRGRGIGRALMETVERHAAESGVSEIVLHSQDHAVPFYEKLGYRVQGAPFMDAGIPHRKMSKRLSGKSTSPLQGK
- a CDS encoding peptidoglycan DD-metalloendopeptidase family protein, giving the protein MGKPSLLVAVAILVVFLWLFVPFNLLNQHLPWHREPVKPQEQTASPPPRPEKPEKEERLSAKVEVPFRKEEGIVTFRLSDLKEKLRIDYEYDAREGVLTIRQGKVQLTMLREAPVLSRNGVYLPVEAYPIIRKGEIRIPAVVVEEGLGRQVEIREDRALIEQNASVPAMAETGRREIPKGDARALIDYLSFLDTPIQGARVSTKDSHLPGAPRPYRNGVHEGLDYFSWTSGISIDSRTPVLAVADGVVVRADHDYQEMSEAERNRYLSIGVQNEGQTPQYILDKMRGRSVWIQHEKGVLSRYCHLSSIQGDITVGKRVKKGEVIGYVGNSGTSDGVKRSNAGMHLHLDLLIYGEWLWEGFTPAERRHILQSVLDR
- a CDS encoding phosphatidylglycerophosphatase A family protein, which translates into the protein MEKRRVHSREVKEAALRRLRERGVTIEEIAEIVYRMQAPYCETLTLDHCIESVLAVLEKREIQHAILVGIELDQLAEKKALSEPLQSLVEGDEGLFGCDETLALGSVFGYGSIAVTTFGHLDKHKIGVIGRLDTKKNGKVHTFLDDLVASIAASASSRLAHRLRDEEEQLEAEELRDRSAG